The following coding sequences lie in one Pseudomonas sp. SL4(2022) genomic window:
- a CDS encoding DUF2931 family protein has translation MKPLIALLGVLLLGGCQATDPLSGENDPKDHQWNLQFTGPIYMSGWVEASLVEDIKGRILNHGAGGVIGSGSSDYGVATELARGWPRDLGGGIHGVTGADLPKRVFVRWQSVVEQKTYRAWVDIPEEARKIMHTSTHRRCPKTPEREARYMASMHLGLAPGGIVQVWVGDECRKQVKVARAQAEIEPLGPDQGNSEGRYAHKVSEFSKRYIEKYGIPYGSW, from the coding sequence ATGAAGCCACTAATCGCCCTGCTGGGCGTGCTGCTGTTGGGCGGTTGTCAGGCAACCGATCCTCTCTCGGGTGAGAATGATCCCAAAGACCACCAATGGAACCTCCAATTTACTGGGCCGATTTATATGAGCGGCTGGGTTGAAGCTAGCTTGGTGGAGGATATTAAAGGTCGCATTCTCAATCATGGCGCTGGTGGCGTCATTGGCTCTGGCAGCTCTGATTATGGTGTGGCGACCGAGCTTGCACGGGGCTGGCCGAGGGATCTAGGTGGAGGAATTCATGGCGTTACTGGTGCAGACCTGCCGAAGCGAGTTTTTGTGCGTTGGCAGTCCGTAGTGGAGCAGAAAACATATCGTGCTTGGGTGGATATACCCGAAGAAGCACGGAAAATCATGCACACATCAACACACCGTCGTTGCCCGAAAACACCTGAGCGGGAAGCTCGCTATATGGCTTCAATGCACCTTGGCCTGGCTCCGGGGGGGATTGTGCAGGTCTGGGTCGGGGACGAATGCAGGAAGCAAGTAAAAGTAGCTCGCGCCCAGGCCGAGATAGAACCTCTGGGGCCAGATCAGGGCAATAGTGAGGGCCGTTACGCTCACAAGGTCAGCGAGTTTTCAAAGCGCTATATCGAGAAATACGGCATTCCGTACGGGAGTTGGTAA
- a CDS encoding tyrosine-type recombinase/integrase — translation MAHTLTRPAEAATVRWADIDFEKRIWTIPAERMKKRRTHIVPLP, via the coding sequence TTGGCGCATACCCTGACCCGACCAGCAGAGGCAGCCACCGTCCGCTGGGCTGACATCGACTTCGAAAAGCGCATCTGGACGATTCCTGCTGAACGCATGAAGAAACGACGCACACACATCGTGCCTCTCCCCTAG
- the cysC gene encoding adenylyl-sulfate kinase: MSLSAEPNLRLIERVSRKQRELLNAQRGQVLWLTGLSGAGKSTLAYALEAQLYQRGRRSVVLDGDHLRGGLCADLAFTPQARHENLRRAAEVAKLFVDSGVICVAAFISPSERDRDMVRRIVGPDDFMEVYLDCSLQVCEARDVKGLYLRARAGEIADFTGITSTYEPPLQPDLTLRTAEQSIEECVAQLINCLA, encoded by the coding sequence ATGAGCCTCAGTGCTGAGCCAAACTTGCGGTTAATCGAGCGCGTCAGTCGCAAGCAACGCGAGTTGCTCAATGCTCAGCGTGGGCAGGTGCTTTGGCTAACCGGACTCTCGGGGGCGGGTAAGTCGACATTGGCGTATGCCTTAGAAGCACAGCTTTATCAGCGTGGACGGCGCTCTGTGGTGCTTGACGGCGACCATCTGCGGGGTGGTTTATGCGCAGACTTGGCTTTTACACCGCAAGCCCGTCATGAAAATCTGCGACGCGCGGCTGAGGTCGCGAAATTGTTTGTTGATTCTGGGGTGATCTGTGTTGCGGCCTTTATATCGCCATCCGAACGTGACCGCGACATGGTGCGCCGTATAGTCGGTCCTGATGACTTCATGGAGGTCTATCTCGACTGTTCTCTTCAGGTCTGTGAGGCCAGGGACGTTAAGGGACTCTATCTGCGTGCTCGGGCAGGAGAAATTGCAGACTTCACGGGCATTACATCTACATACGAACCACCGCTGCAGCCCGATTTGACGCTTAGGACCGCTGAGCAGTCGATTGAGGAATGCGTTGCGCAGCTTATCAACTGCCTTGCTTGA
- a CDS encoding T6SS phospholipase effector Tle1-like catalytic domain-containing protein codes for MSGYVPNTPKAKRVAELKDVKPVDLHAQRWAEYEKHGKEPAPPPEKVKIALRIGLFFDGTGNNASNSALGALCGAHHPVQQNDLDASCKPYMADPNSSYGNDVTNVRKLRDLYRESVSPESDSQHRPMSRGLYIDGIGTNVGGKDSVIGSGAGRGDTGVEGRVQEAFGRIKELVSEIIEQNPDCEISSLTFDAFGFSRGAAAARHFANEVVRGKNGPLGPALRDNAKAFSRSFADQYLQDINMGFIGLFDTVASVAGLTNLGNVSSSIAPGIKLHLASRYFSNVVHLVARDELRANFALSTVSPDHCEITLPGAHSDIGGGYLAEAEECVLVSPMQALTVRQGTDVKTTSIYRDAAQAKARMVAEGWPASVLEVVTPAPKLLPADPQDRLAPRQQRVYAGLQLKRPVKGELSRVYLRVMYALAKQNGVPFDDIPDLSKYRLPAELQPLCDRFVGGDYSTTAADEALLKGRYIHTSGHWNNPLGKLTPSGFKLVYINAPSADGARLQHPHVPDWTLL; via the coding sequence ATGAGCGGTTACGTCCCAAACACACCAAAGGCGAAGCGAGTAGCCGAGCTGAAAGATGTAAAGCCCGTTGACCTTCACGCACAGCGCTGGGCCGAATACGAAAAGCACGGCAAAGAGCCGGCACCACCGCCAGAGAAAGTTAAAATAGCCCTGCGTATCGGGCTGTTTTTCGACGGCACCGGCAATAACGCCAGCAACAGTGCGCTGGGCGCACTCTGTGGGGCGCACCATCCAGTGCAACAGAATGACCTGGATGCCAGCTGTAAGCCCTATATGGCTGACCCCAACAGCAGTTATGGCAATGATGTAACCAACGTCCGAAAACTGCGCGACCTATACAGGGAATCCGTGAGTCCGGAAAGCGACAGTCAACATCGGCCAATGTCTCGTGGACTCTACATTGACGGTATTGGTACCAACGTAGGCGGAAAAGACAGCGTTATAGGTTCTGGTGCTGGCCGAGGTGATACAGGCGTTGAAGGCCGCGTTCAGGAAGCCTTTGGGCGGATTAAAGAACTTGTAAGCGAGATTATTGAACAGAACCCGGATTGTGAAATCAGTTCGCTGACCTTCGACGCCTTTGGTTTTAGCCGTGGCGCAGCGGCTGCACGGCACTTCGCCAATGAGGTTGTCCGGGGCAAAAACGGGCCGTTAGGGCCTGCCCTGCGTGACAACGCAAAAGCCTTCAGCCGAAGCTTCGCTGACCAATACCTGCAAGACATCAATATGGGCTTTATCGGCCTGTTCGATACAGTCGCCTCGGTGGCTGGGTTGACCAACCTGGGTAATGTCAGCAGCTCCATCGCCCCAGGCATCAAACTGCATTTGGCCAGTCGGTATTTCAGCAATGTGGTGCACTTGGTGGCGCGTGATGAGCTACGCGCCAACTTTGCACTGAGCACCGTAAGCCCTGATCACTGCGAAATCACCTTGCCAGGTGCGCATTCTGATATTGGCGGTGGGTACTTGGCGGAGGCTGAAGAGTGCGTACTTGTCAGCCCTATGCAGGCGTTGACAGTGCGACAAGGTACGGATGTAAAAACCACCTCAATCTACCGAGATGCGGCCCAGGCGAAGGCCCGTATGGTCGCAGAAGGATGGCCAGCATCGGTTCTGGAAGTTGTGACGCCTGCCCCTAAGTTGCTGCCCGCTGACCCGCAAGATCGCCTCGCCCCACGACAACAGCGTGTCTATGCCGGTTTGCAACTCAAGCGCCCTGTAAAGGGTGAGTTGTCTCGGGTTTATCTGCGGGTGATGTACGCGCTTGCCAAACAGAACGGGGTTCCGTTTGATGACATTCCGGATCTGTCCAAGTACAGATTGCCGGCTGAGCTTCAACCACTCTGTGATCGATTTGTGGGCGGTGACTACAGCACCACTGCTGCCGATGAAGCCTTGCTCAAGGGCCGCTATATCCATACCTCCGGGCACTGGAATAACCCCCTCGGCAAGCTAACCCCCAGTGGCTTCAAGCTGGTTTACATCAACGCGCCAAGTGCTGATGGCGCTCGCTTACAACATCCCCATGTACCGGACTGGACACTATTGTGA
- a CDS encoding ImmA/IrrE family metallo-endopeptidase encodes MDEYIAVARARKLLKDAGVTTVPVDSEALASFLGFQVLRTELAKGESGCTVKRREKICIWVNQDDSPLRQRFTILHEIAHHILELESNHGDKVPSDELERYTGRPPEEVLCDIFAAECLVPWGIIQPLAEEKDFTLEYLTELAEQFQASRSCIASRFAQASGAHLAFVVAEEGVIKYSVTSKALKDARVWIRTGTQLPPNSAAARAFKSGASSFHEADTECLDWSNSDDARRFACYEQATYHSPTKQTQSLLIFEELEQHQASSSYRSSHDVSNDFLEELDGYPGWSKPRY; translated from the coding sequence ATGGACGAATACATTGCTGTAGCACGAGCCAGAAAGCTTCTGAAAGATGCCGGAGTAACGACAGTACCGGTGGACTCCGAGGCATTGGCATCATTCTTGGGTTTTCAGGTTTTAAGAACGGAGCTGGCCAAAGGTGAGTCCGGCTGTACCGTTAAGCGACGTGAAAAGATTTGCATCTGGGTCAACCAGGACGACAGCCCGCTACGGCAGCGATTCACGATCCTCCATGAGATCGCCCACCACATTCTCGAGCTCGAATCCAATCATGGCGACAAGGTTCCCTCTGATGAGCTCGAGCGCTATACCGGTCGCCCGCCTGAAGAGGTGCTTTGCGACATTTTTGCCGCTGAATGCTTGGTTCCTTGGGGAATAATTCAGCCTCTTGCTGAAGAGAAAGACTTCACGCTCGAGTACCTCACGGAACTGGCTGAACAATTTCAGGCCTCCCGATCTTGTATCGCATCCAGATTCGCGCAAGCCTCTGGAGCACACTTGGCATTTGTAGTCGCCGAGGAAGGGGTCATCAAATACTCAGTCACCTCGAAGGCACTGAAAGATGCTCGAGTGTGGATCAGGACAGGCACCCAGCTACCTCCTAATTCAGCTGCAGCTAGGGCATTTAAGTCCGGCGCCAGCAGCTTTCATGAAGCGGATACTGAGTGCCTGGATTGGAGCAATAGCGATGATGCTCGTCGATTCGCCTGCTATGAGCAAGCGACCTACCACAGCCCAACCAAACAGACTCAATCGCTCCTCATTTTTGAGGAGCTTGAACAGCACCAAGCATCGAGTAGTTATCGCAGTTCCCATGATGTAAGCAATGACTTTCTGGAAGAACTAGACGGTTATCCGGGATGGTCTAAGCCTCGGTATTAA
- a CDS encoding PIN domain-containing protein, translating to MWIVLDTNIYFNNWFASSANFEMLLNFCNNRRCTLLLPEIAAKEVNNKYQQTKEKLIGAYGNTLKDLAKLGIDIPNEYEKIASKVYDINTTLQQLTRDVQLVSFKSVPHSLLVEKALKPKLPFRENEKGYRDSLFWISLLNYAKKCKYTGDIVFINQNSKDFYIERGGIVSLHPDLQEDIDELGVTANFIIHDGIKSFIDSWGTGDVHDIDWAEFYAEHNGTLDSAAGEEAIDHLDSRPLDEIKNLLSAAGYDQRMLDAAFEVTFEDWEGVEDSEIINIRKFQPNSGELFIGYKFDFRTLDVKLLMTHTHYYADKYFIDSQGEPDLSDDIVEVSLLVRADLEASVIFHPKNDVVSSVEINRITLRKLR from the coding sequence ATGTGGATAGTTCTAGATACAAATATTTACTTCAACAACTGGTTTGCTTCTAGTGCAAACTTTGAAATGCTATTGAATTTCTGTAACAACCGACGCTGCACTTTGTTGCTGCCGGAAATTGCGGCTAAGGAAGTCAATAACAAGTATCAGCAAACCAAGGAAAAATTGATTGGCGCGTATGGAAACACGCTAAAAGATCTGGCGAAGCTTGGCATAGATATTCCGAATGAGTATGAAAAGATCGCGTCGAAGGTTTACGACATAAACACCACGCTGCAACAATTGACTCGAGACGTGCAGCTCGTTAGCTTCAAGTCAGTGCCTCACTCCCTCTTGGTAGAAAAAGCCTTGAAGCCTAAGTTACCATTCCGAGAGAATGAAAAAGGCTATCGCGATAGTCTTTTTTGGATTTCGTTACTAAATTATGCTAAGAAGTGCAAATACACGGGGGATATCGTTTTTATAAATCAAAACTCCAAGGATTTTTATATTGAACGAGGCGGTATTGTAAGCCTACATCCAGATCTTCAGGAAGATATCGACGAGCTCGGTGTGACTGCAAATTTTATCATCCATGATGGCATAAAAAGCTTTATAGACTCATGGGGGACGGGGGACGTTCATGATATAGACTGGGCTGAGTTCTACGCTGAACACAATGGCACACTAGATAGTGCGGCTGGCGAAGAGGCAATCGATCATCTGGACTCTCGCCCACTGGATGAGATCAAGAATTTGCTAAGCGCGGCTGGTTACGACCAGCGGATGTTAGATGCGGCATTTGAGGTAACATTCGAAGATTGGGAAGGCGTGGAAGATTCTGAAATTATAAATATAAGAAAATTTCAGCCGAATTCAGGCGAGCTATTCATTGGCTACAAATTCGACTTCCGAACACTCGATGTAAAGTTGCTTATGACGCACACGCACTACTACGCGGACAAATATTTTATTGACAGCCAAGGCGAGCCTGACTTATCGGATGACATCGTAGAGGTAAGTCTTTTAGTTCGTGCCGATTTGGAAGCGAGCGTTATTTTTCATCCTAAAAATGATGTAGTATCAAGCGTTGAAATTAATCGCATTACTCTCAGAAAGCTGCGCTAA
- a CDS encoding Fic/DOC family protein has protein sequence MSFDPFGDFETAGYLQNLLGLKDPTDVKKTEHFTFELSIEDALSYLAQKKILDYDTVREVHKILFGGFYPWAGKDRSELVPHLAVFKGSHHDPRSTAFEQPALISMAVDYAFKLAANKTFKGKPGEVMGQLAFAHPFLDGNGRTILLVFMELCYRAGFAINWSDTSKDDYLQALSDEIREPSKGHLDNYLKPFVVGISSRDEWPEIIGGIRGLDGLDKEDISYENMDNPEVQQIYKTYRAHHQDTPKPPEADG, from the coding sequence ATGAGCTTCGATCCTTTCGGCGATTTTGAAACAGCCGGCTATCTTCAAAATCTCCTCGGCCTCAAAGATCCTACTGACGTCAAAAAGACTGAGCACTTCACCTTCGAGCTAAGCATCGAAGATGCTCTTTCCTACCTGGCTCAAAAGAAAATACTCGACTACGACACCGTTCGTGAAGTTCACAAGATCTTGTTTGGCGGGTTTTATCCATGGGCCGGCAAAGATCGAAGTGAGCTCGTTCCGCATCTAGCGGTATTCAAAGGGTCGCACCACGACCCACGCAGCACCGCCTTCGAGCAGCCTGCTTTAATCAGTATGGCTGTCGACTATGCGTTCAAGCTCGCGGCAAACAAGACGTTCAAGGGAAAGCCAGGTGAGGTTATGGGCCAACTGGCGTTCGCTCACCCCTTTCTGGACGGCAACGGACGCACCATCCTGCTCGTATTCATGGAGCTATGCTATCGAGCCGGTTTCGCCATCAATTGGTCAGATACGAGCAAAGATGACTACCTGCAAGCGCTTAGCGACGAGATTCGGGAACCTTCAAAGGGGCACCTTGATAACTACCTGAAGCCTTTCGTTGTCGGCATATCGAGCCGTGACGAGTGGCCGGAGATCATCGGTGGTATTCGCGGCCTGGATGGACTCGACAAAGAAGACATCTCGTACGAGAACATGGATAACCCGGAAGTCCAGCAGATCTACAAAACCTACCGGGCCCATCATCAAGACACTCCGAAACCTCCGGAGGCTGACGGCTAA